Proteins encoded within one genomic window of Ovis aries strain OAR_USU_Benz2616 breed Rambouillet chromosome 1, ARS-UI_Ramb_v3.0, whole genome shotgun sequence:
- the LOC101113715 gene encoding mucosal pentraxin, producing the protein MEKLLLGVLLLAFLPEGMTQKDLRGKAFIFPEQSDTAYVTLIPRVRKPLRSFTLCLKAFTDLTRPYSLFSYSTKSRDNELLLFVSKVGEYELYIGNTKVTFKVPQPRYGPVHLCVSWESVSGIAELWVNSRPVGRKGLRRGYTLREDARIILGQEQDSFGGNFDAKQSFVGEIWDVSLWDHVVSLRNLCSTCYTSNILNWKALIYQAKGYVVVKPKL; encoded by the exons ATGGAGAAGCTTCTTCTGGGTGTCCTGCTCCTCGCCTTTCTCCCAGAGGGCATGACACAGAAAG ACTTGAGAGGGAAGGCGTTTATTTTCCctgaacagtcagacacagcctaCGTGACCCTGATCCCCAGGGTGAGGAAGCCGCTGAGGAGTTTTACTCTGTGCCTGAAAGCCTTCACAGACCTCACTCGCCCCTACAGCCTCTTCTCCTACAGCACTAAGTCTAGAGACAATGAGCTGCTtctctttgtcagcaaagtgggaGAGTACGAACTGTACATCGGGAACACTAAGGTCACTTTCAAGGTCCCCCAACCCCGTTATGGCCCGGTCCATCTCTGTGTCAGCTGGGAGTCTGTCTCTGGGATTGCTGAACTCTGGGTGAACAGCAGGCCCGTGGGGAGGAAGGGCTTGAGGAGAGGGTACACTTtgagagaagatgcaagaatcatCTTGGGACAGGAGCAGGATTCATTTGGGGGAAACTTTGATGCCAAACAATCCTTTGTTGGGGAGATCTGGGATGTGTCCTTGTGGGATCATGTGGTCTCCTTAAGGAACCTGTGCTCCACCTGTTACACCAGCAACATCTTGAACTGGAAGGCCCTGATTTATCAAGCTAAGGGCTATGTGGTGGTGAAGCCCAAGTTGTAG
- the LOC101121822 gene encoding olfactory receptor 10J1-like, with protein MKTENHTGVREFIFQGFTSFHEHKLTLFVVFLTLYLLTLSGNVIIVTIISIDRHLHTPMYFFLTVLSTSETLYTLVIVPRMLSSLAGLSQPISLAGCATQMFFFITLAINNCFLLTAMGYDRYVAICNPLRYMIIMNKRVCAQLVWGACSIGLFVATIQISSVFRLSFCYRKVAHYFCDIRPVMKLSCANTTIHDIINFLVSSLVIVVPMVLVFISYIPIISTILKIASAEGRKKAFATCASHLTVVIVHYGCASIAYLKPKSENMRDQDQLISVTYTVFTPLLNPVVYTLRNKEVKDALCRAIGKKTLA; from the coding sequence ATGAAGACAGAGAACCACACAGGGGTGAGGGAATTTATTTTCCAGGGTTTTACCAGTTTTCATGAACATAAGCTCACCCTCTTTGTGGTTTTCCTTACCTTGTACCTTTTGACCTTGTCTGGCAATGTCATCATTGTGACAATTATCAGCATTGATCGACACcttcacacccccatgtacttcttccttaCCGTGCTTTCCACTTCAGAGACTTTGTACACACTGGTCATTGTACCTCGGATGCTGTCCAGTCTCGCAGGTCTGAGCCAACCCATCTCCTTGGCTGGCTGTGCCACCCAGATGTTCTTTTTTATCACTTTGGCCATCAACAACTGCTTTCTGCTCACAGCGATGGgatatgaccgctatgtggccatctgcaacCCCTTGAGGTACATGATCATCATGAACAAGAGGGTGTGTGCCCAGCTGGTATGGGGGGCCTGCAGCATTGGGTTGTTTGTGGCCACAATTCAGATTTCCTCTGTGTTCAGGCTGTCCTTTTGTTACAGAAAGGTGGCCCATTATTTCTGTGATATCCGCCCGGTTATGAAACTCTCCTGTGCCAACACCACTATACACGACATAATTAATTTCCTTGTCAGCTCACTCGTCATTGTGGTGCCCATGGTTTTGGTCTTCATCTCGTATATCCCCATCATCTCCACCATCCTCAAGATTGCTTCTGCTGAGGGACGGAAGAAGGCTTTTGCAACCTGTGCCTCCCATCTCACGGTGGTCATTGTCCATTATGGCTGCGCCTCTATCGCCTACCTCAAGCCCAAGTCAGAGAACATGAGGGATCAGGACCAGCTGATTTCAGTGACTTACACAGTTTTCACTCCTCTCCTTAATCCTGTGGTGTACACTCTAAGGAACAAAGAGGTCAAGGATGCCCTTTGCCGTGCTATTGGCAAAAAAACTCTTGCTTAG